CCCTCCTCATCCAGCTGGACCAGCTCTGGCGCTGCCCCGCACCCgtccctgctgtgcccccaTGCCCGCAGCAGCCAGCCCATGGCCCCGGGTGCTGCCCCTCACCTCGCCTGCCCTCCGacgcagctggggctggggtccttCACCAGGTGCTCTGCCTCTCCCGCCTCCGCCGCCGGGGTGCTGGGTCCCTCCTGCCTGCGCACGGGTGCCGCCGGGGACTCACATGTTTGATGGGAGTTTGGGCTTCCCTGTTTCCACCTCGGGGCTGAAGGCCACGGAGCCCTTGCGGGGGGGACCTGCTGCCTGCCGGGACGTGGAGACCGGGGACTGCGGGCTGGATGTTCCCGCCACGGAGCGGCTGGGTTGCGCCAGCGATCCTGAAGGCATCTGCTGCGAGTGTGCTGGCTGGCCTGGCATCGCCGGACATGGCTTGGCAAGGAGTCCGGCTACTGAGGGAGAGGATCTGCGGGCCAGGTTCCCGGCAGAtttcctgccctgctgcaaggAGCCCACATCAGCTTGCTGGGCCACTTTATTGGGAAGGGAAGGCTGGGAGGCGGAGAGGAGCCGGACATCGTGGGTGAGCCGCCCCACTGGCAAGCCCTGGATGCTCCTGTGCTTCAccagctgctgaggctgcatCAGAAGAGAGATGTGGGAGCCGGTGGCTcgggacaggctgtagtggaGCGTTCTCCCCGACGGCAGCGCCTGCTCCGAGCTGGGGGATGGAGCCCCCgctgcttgctgcagcagggaggtggaGACTGAGGCGCCGCGGGACttggagagctggggctgggggccggcgaggggctgcttggctgctgctggcggCTCCCCCTTCTGCGCCGTGCGCGGTGCCCCAGCGCTCGGTCTCTGCCCCCCGCTCTCCAGGGGTGCCTGGGACTGCACCATGGGGGAGGAAGGTGAACCAGCGGTGGGCGTCTGGAGGTGGGACTGCGCCCCCGATGGGGAGCTCATGGAGGAGGGCCGGGagccccccaggctgggctgggacctgcGCACCTGCTTGGTGAGCAGGGTGGCCTCAGGAGAGAGCGGACTGGAGATGGAGGAGGGCGGCAGGAAGATGTGggcctgcaggctgtgctggtgggtcAAGGCAATGGCCACGTTGGTGGTCGCAGCAGCCGTCTGCAGGGGCGCGTGCACCAGCGGCTCCCAGATCACCGGCTTGCCGCTCAGCTCCCGGCCCATCGCCATCTGCTGCAGGTCCTGGATGTTGTGAGCCACGTCCTGGTCGTGCTTCACGATCTGCTGGATCATCTCATTGTTCATGGGCCCCGAGCTGTGTTCGGCTCGCTTGCGGAGCAAAATGGAGTTCTTCTTCCCTGGAAGGAGGCAGCAGTGTCACCCACCCTGGGAGCACTGGCTCTCAGGGGCactggggagggcagggtggCAGCGGCGAAGGGAAGTAAAACCTCACTGGTGCCAAAGGGAAGCAACACCCTGGGGAGGGTCTAGGCTGCAGCAGAAGGAGAAACAGGGACAAAATCGAGGAATCCTGGTTCCAAAGGCtccaggctgggggctgtggtcCTGCTTGTTCTCCACAGGCAATGGGGGGTGAGGACAAGCAGCTGGCCAGTGCCAGACAGTataaacgggggggggggggggggggggggataagGCGACAGCCCCCTGGGAAGTCTGTCATACAGCATTCTCCAGCTATTTCctgggaagaaagagggagCCTGGGGGCAGGCTCCTTCCCTGTGCTCCCCCTCATCCTCATTACTGGGCATCCATCAGGCTGGGGTGCCATGACCGTGAAGTCTGGGATGCCATCACCATGGAGTGTGTGATGCCATCACCCACAGGGCTGGGGTGCCATGGCAcagaggcagctgtgctgggcccAGAGGGTGCTCCTCACCTATGCGGTCCAGCCGGTCCATGGCCACCGTCTCAAAGGCCCTGCGCATCATGGGATACTCCTCCAGCACCTCATTGAAATTATCCACTGACAAAGAGTAGAGGCGGCAGTAGGTGTCAGCTCGCACACTGGCTGTCCGCCTGCCCCGCGTCAGCAGGCAGATCTCTGCAGGGAGACAGATATGGGTGTCAGGGTGATGCAGCCATCCATCCCGTTCCCAACAGCTTCCCCAGACAACAGCAGCCAGAGCGGGGACAGGACCTCCCGGCACTCACACAGCCTGCACAGAAGCAGGGCATGACCCGTGAGGTGGGGCAGACCTGGGAGTGTGGACAGCCACGGCCGTGCccgcagccaggcacagcctcttcctccctcccctgacCATGGAGACACCCCTGGGTGCGACTGCTGTGATTGCCCAGCCCGCTCCTCTCCCAAACCTGTGCTTGTAGCCTATACACTGGCTCAGATGCTCTGCTCTATGCCACCCTCCTCTCCAGCCAGCggtgggggtgggtggatgCCCCCCCCTGCCCAAGCCAGCCAGAATtcagggctctgcctgctggtCCCTCTGATTCTGTTTGCTGGACAAGGTCCCCTGTCAGAACAGGCGCGGCGGACTGCTGAGCCCAGTGCGATGGGGATGCCGATGGGCAAGAGGGGATGGGCAGAGGGTGCAGCAGGCAGAAATATCACGatgccccagctcctgccccccAAACAGCTCGCActcccctctgctctccaggtgtcccagcccagcctcacCCCCAAAGTAGGAGCCATCAGACAGCTTTGTCTCCTTGTTGCCCTTGGTGAGGATGCTGACCACCCCGTGCTGGATGAAGTACATCTTTTTGCCTACGGTGCCCTCACGGATGATGAAGTCCCCAGGCTGGAAGACCTCAAAGCGCAGCTTGGTCAGCATGGCCGTCACAAAGTTGGGGTCTGCGTTAGCAAACAGGGGCATGTTGGCCACCAGGTTGCGGCAGTTGAAGTTGATGATCTCctgtggggtgaggagcaggtcAGCAGAGACATCACCAAGCCTGACCCCAGCAAGCACTGGCCCCCACTCCCTCAAGTCCCCAGCACTGGGGTGCCTGCCCATACCTCTTTGAGCGGCTCATTGAGCTCCCCCAGGATGTTCTCCTCATCAAACATCTTGCCCTGGTAGCGGTGCTCGTAGTACTCATGGATGCGCTGGCGCGTGTCCCCAGGCAGCTTGTGGAATGACATGTACTGCTCCACTTGCTTGTActgtggggacagggcagagccACACAGGGCTGCGCTGAAACAAGCCGCACGTGCCGGAGGCCAGTGGCACAGCCAGCCAAGGCCTCCTCTCTCCTGGGCAGTGAGAAGcatctgctgctggagctgggatcCAGGCACACCCGCTCAAGGGCCCTGTCCCAAAGGCCACCTCTGAGGCCAAGGATGGGACCCCCATGCACTCAGGATGCAGAGGGTCCCAAAGCAGAGGCCAGGACAGGGCCTCACTACACTAGGGTGAACCCCAGCATCACGACTGGGGTGTCTCTATCCATACGGGCAtcctgacacacacacaccctgcccccCAGGTGAGTGGCAAGGGTATAGATCAGGGCAGGAATCTGCAGGTTCCAGAGCCACTGAGCTGGCTCTGGAGCTGGACCCACTCGTGCCACGGCGTCTTTCCCAAGTACCCAGGCATTCCCTACCCCACCCTGCTGACCTTCTCCTGGTACTGGCGCCGGGACGAGTCCAGAGACTGGATGAGGGCGGTGGCATGGCCGATGAACATGGCGTAGCAGGTGGCCCCCACGATCATGCTCAGCATTGTAAGCCAGACGTCAGTCATGCCCTCAGGTGCCTGCTGACCGTAGCCAATGCAGAGCATGTGGCTCATGGCCTTGAACAGGGCGTGCGAGTACTGCTTCCCCCAGGAGTCGTTCTGCAGACAAGCGAACAGCAGTTCTGGGGGCTCTGCTGGAAGGAGCTGCTGGGATGAATACTCCAGTTCCCACTCTCCAAGGAATCCAGAGCCCCAGCAAGAAAAAGGTTTCTGATGTGTCCGAGCCCAAagtgcagagctctgctccaggaggAGGCACTGGGGATTGTGCAAAGCCCTGAGCCTGCACCGgcccctgtgctggggaggaggcagaagcccccctgccccgttccctcctggcagggcccgagGGATTCCCCTGGCTGCGCTGACACGATGGGCTGAGCAGGGAAGGTGATGCAGAGATTCCCTTCACCCAAACTGCTGTTGCAGGGCTGTGGCCAGAGAGACGCTGCTCCGCAGCACATGGATCCAGCCTCAGAGTACGACATGCGTAACCAaatcctctcctctcccccaaCCTGCCCCCCCTCTCCCAGGTAGTGCCCGGAGCACTCACCACCATTTGGTTCATGGAGACCCAGCAGTCCCGCGGGAAGTCTTGCAGCATGGGCACCAGGAACTGCAGGCAGCCATCCCagtgacacagcagcagcatcatgCCAATGAGGTTGAAGATCCTCACCACAGCACTGGCCAGGTCGTATGTCATATGGAAGATCTGGGGAAGAGACAGGAGAGGAGCTAAAGAGAAACTCTTTGGCCAGAACAGCCCTCTGAACCCCTCCCCTTCAGCTGGCTGTACCCCACAGCCAGGGATCCCTGAGCTGGCCTGAGACCCTGACCTTGGACCCCCAAGTGGTTCTCACCTCTTCCCACTGGTGGATGTAGCGGATGAGGCGTGAGAGGCGCAGCAGGCGCAGCAGGCTGAGGATCTTGGTGAAGCGGACGATGCGCAAGGCCCGGGCTGTCTTGTAGACATCAGAATCCACCTGGGTCTCCAGGTCAACAATGAGAAAGATGTAGTCAACAGGGATGGAGGAGATGAAGTCAACCAGGAACCAGCTCTTCAAGTACTTCATTTTGATGGTGTGAGGGTCAAGGATGATCTCTGTGTTGTCCTCCACCACAATGCCTGTCCGGAAGTTCAGCACCAGGTCAGCCAAGAAGAAAGTGTCCGAAAGCACATTGAAAACGATCCAGGGAGGGGTGTTCTCATCCTTGAAGAAGGTGATGCCCACAGGCAGAATGATCAAATTCCCCACCATCAGGAGCAGCATGATGAGGTCCCAGTAAAacctgcagggagggagcacAGGGGATGGAGCGGGGCAGGGAGAAGTGGGGAGAGGCAGGACACAACCGGTTAAAAGGCAAACCCGAGTTCAAAGTTAGAGAGTCCATCACATCGTGGAGAGCCAGGCACTCAgggcacacacacacgtgcCTGCTCACACACATGACGAAGACCCTGCTGCTTGACCGGGACACATGCAAGCACGTGTGTGTGGAGAGGAGCGATTCTGCACCGGCtctggaggcagagcagggccaAGGCTCTGGGGGAGCAAATGCCACCCTGTGTGCGCAGGCACAGCGGGCTGTAGCTCCAGGAGCTTGGCTGTCGCTCCTCCCTCTCCTCGTGGCATGACAGTGCATGCACACGTATCTCCCCGCCCCAAACTTGACATCCGCCCTGAGGAAAACTCAGAGGACGTGGGCTTTGCTCCCTGGAGCTCCCTGTCATCTGCTGCTCACCACCCGGGCTGGCTTAGCGGGATTTACAATAAGCTTTGCTGGTTATGCAAACTGAGTGCCAGGCTCCTGGGGCAGCCAGGGGGCTTGGGGACCGGGGAGGCTGTCAGGATTGTAGGACAGGtgagccaggcagcagccaaGCAAGGACAGACGAGTGGCATCCCCTCGCaaaagggggaaggagcaggtaTAACCCCAAAGGGGCTGCTCACCAGCTACACAGCCCTGGGCCTGCAGGACCCTCAAATCCATCTCCTTTCTCCGAGAGCTGACAGGCTTGGGGGCTGCGGAGGAGATGCCAAGAGGCACCCGGGCAGCAGCCGTGTTTAGTTATGCCTTGAAATTCAGCATCCCCATTCACATGCAAATGTCGCTGGGatgttttcattcttcaggAAAACCGCATGCAATGCCTTCTCAAGGTTTGTGACAGCTCCTGCAACAGTTTGGTGGGCTCCCAGGCTCCCTGCTCAAAGTCTTTATGGGTGCCTGGAAAAGCGAGGCCACCTTCAGGTGCCTCCATTAGCCCCAGCCCTGGTTGTAGGTATTGGCCCAAATCTCCAAAGGTGACCTCGGGGCACTCCTGGTGCCTTGTGGATGCAAACTGGCCTTTGCAGGTGACACGAGGCCTGCTGGCATTTCCCACTCTGCGTCCTGGGTGGGCACGGGTGCCACGGGGCTTTCTGCAGGtgatggggaagaggagggaagagaagtcATGGCACTACTTGAAGGCTCCTTcagggagaaggggggggggcgcaAGGCCCAGGAGCATCGCAGAAATTAACACCTTCTTGCCCACGTCTGAGGTTTGCTGGGGCAGGCGAGCAAACGCCAGCCAAAGCAGAAGGGGCCTGACCTGGCCAAGCAGTCACCTCCCACCGCCCCACGCTGTGCCCCGGGGAATGGCACACACTGAGCGGGGACGCTGCCTGCCCCCGCTGCTgcctgagcccccccagctctctgctcagATTTAGGCTTAAGCCCTGCAGGGCAGGCCCTGTCCTTTACTGTGTCAGGCCGAACACGTGGGGCCCTGATCCCAATGGCGTTTATGTAGCCCCATAATGTGATAAACACCAGTGTAATCCCCACCGGCTGTTTACCTGCCAGCTCACTTTGTGTCACCGGTTGCACAAGCCACTCCAGCCACGCTCAGGCTTACAAACTTTGGGGCAGCTTCCCTGGGAAAAGGGCTTGGAGGGCTTGTAGCCCTCAGCATTGCGCTGGAGCAGCGCAGGGAAGCTGGTGTGTGCAGAGGTTGGGGCTCGGCAGTGAGGGAAGCTGGCTACAGGTGCCGGGGACCTGCGGCGGGTGTTGGCCCTGCTCTGGCGTGCTTTGCCAGGCTGGGGACATCAGTGGTGTCACAGCTTGCTGTGGGAGCTGACTGCCTGGCAGCTTCATCCCCCGTACAGAAAGCCCACCCTATATGACTCAACATCCCCGTGACACCCAGTTCCTCCCACATCATCTGTCCCTGAGCTCTCCCTGTGATCCCGGTGACACCATCAGCCAGGCCCAGCTCCTCGCTGGGtgccctgccctcctccagCTCCGGGGGCTGGAGCCTGTGGTGGGCAGGATGGAGCCCATGCTGGGCGGGATGGAGCCCGTGCGGGATGGAGCCCATGCGGGGCAGGATGGAGCCCGTGCGGGGCAGGCTCTGTGGGCAGCCCGGGGGTCCGTCGGGATGGTGCGGCCCCTCGCCAGAcgaagaaattaaaaacagcagCGAGAAaagggggagtggggtgggggtcggggggggggggtgggggttggctGTGCGAGGAGGCGGTCAGGCAGTCCCAGCCTCCGCCGCACGCCCCGAGCCGGTTCAGCGGAGGTCCCCGGTtcggcggggccgcccccaCCCCAGCGGGAGCCCCGAGGGCCCGGGGCCGCGGAGGCGCGTGGGGGGCTGAGGCAGAAGAAAGTTGCCTGCGCTGCCCGTGGGGCCGACGCCGgggagcagagcctggggaaggggctgcgcGGCCCCGGGCAGCGGCGGTGCCCCGCGGGGGCtcgccgggctgcggggggcggccgcgttccccggcccggggcggcgCCCCGGGGCCCGTCACTTGTTGCCCCgacgggcggcggcggcggggccgcgctcAGCACCACGGACAGcggtggcggggccggggcgggcgcggggcccgGGTCCCACCTGAAGTCGCTGTAGGGGTGGATGATCCAGGCGCCGGCCGACTTCACCCGCTGCCGCTCGATCTCCACGGCCCGGTGGCTGCCGAACATGCGCAGCGAGAACTTGTTCACGGCGGGCTGCAGCATGGCCCCGAGCTGCCGCTGCACGAAcgtgcccgccgccgccgcctcgcccTCCGCCACGATCtgctccgccgccgccggcgAGGCCGTgtccgcgcccgccgcccccgcgggcGCCCTCGCCGCCTCCCCGTCCAGCACCGGCGGCTTCTCCGGCGGCTCGGGGCTCCGGCCCGGCGCCGCGTCcatgccgccgccgccgcgcctcACGTTTCCTTCAAACG
Above is a window of Falco biarmicus isolate bFalBia1 chromosome 19, bFalBia1.pri, whole genome shotgun sequence DNA encoding:
- the HCN3 gene encoding potassium/sodium hyperpolarization-activated cyclic nucleotide-gated channel 3; its protein translation is MDAAPGRSPEPPEKPPVLDGEAARAPAGAAGADTASPAAAEQIVAEGEAAAAGTFVQRQLGAMLQPAVNKFSLRMFGSHRAVEIERQRVKSAGAWIIHPYSDFRFYWDLIMLLLMVGNLIILPVGITFFKDENTPPWIVFNVLSDTFFLADLVLNFRTGIVVEDNTEIILDPHTIKMKYLKSWFLVDFISSIPVDYIFLIVDLETQVDSDVYKTARALRIVRFTKILSLLRLLRLSRLIRYIHQWEEIFHMTYDLASAVVRIFNLIGMMLLLCHWDGCLQFLVPMLQDFPRDCWVSMNQMVNDSWGKQYSHALFKAMSHMLCIGYGQQAPEGMTDVWLTMLSMIVGATCYAMFIGHATALIQSLDSSRRQYQEKYKQVEQYMSFHKLPGDTRQRIHEYYEHRYQGKMFDEENILGELNEPLKEEIINFNCRNLVANMPLFANADPNFVTAMLTKLRFEVFQPGDFIIREGTVGKKMYFIQHGVVSILTKGNKETKLSDGSYFGEICLLTRGRRTASVRADTYCRLYSLSVDNFNEVLEEYPMMRRAFETVAMDRLDRIGKKNSILLRKRAEHSSGPMNNEMIQQIVKHDQDVAHNIQDLQQMAMGRELSGKPVIWEPLVHAPLQTAAATTNVAIALTHQHSLQAHIFLPPSSISSPLSPEATLLTKQVRRSQPSLGGSRPSSMSSPSGAQSHLQTPTAGSPSSPMVQSQAPLESGGQRPSAGAPRTAQKGEPPAAAKQPLAGPQPQLSKSRGASVSTSLLQQAAGAPSPSSEQALPSGRTLHYSLSRATGSHISLLMQPQQLVKHRSIQGLPVGRLTHDVRLLSASQPSLPNKVAQQADVGSLQQGRKSAGNLARRSSPSVAGLLAKPCPAMPGQPAHSQQMPSGSLAQPSRSVAGTSSPQSPVSTSRQAAGPPRKGSVAFSPEVETGKPKLPSNM